Below is a window of Streptomyces sp. NBC_00223 DNA.
GCCTCGGAGACTCGGCATTGACGCAGGCGATCCGATGGGAACGTGAAGGAGCGAGCATGCCGACGTACCTCACCCCGGGTGTGTACGTGGAGGAGGTGCAGTCCGGTGCCCGCCCGATCGAGGGGGTCGGCACCGCCGTGGCCGCGTTCGTCGGGTTCGCCCGGAAAGGCGCGTTCCACGAACCGACCCTGGTGACCAACTGGGACCAGTACGTGCAGCGGTTCGGCGGTTTCACCGAGGGCACCTATCTCGCGCACGCCGTGTACGGGTACTTCTCCAACGGCGGCGGCGCGGCGTACGTGGTGCGGATCGGCGGGTCCGGCGACGACTCCTCCGCTCCGGCGGCCGGTACCGGCCGGGAGATCCCGGCGGCCGAGCCGGTGGCGCTCGGCGGGTTCCTGTTCGCGGCCCGGCCCGGTACGTCCGGACTGTCGGTGGAGATCGCCGACCCGGACGGCGAGAACCCGACCGAGGACCGCTTCAAGCTGCTGGTCCGCCAAGGCGACCAGGTGCTGGAGACGTACAACGTCTCCACCCGCAGGAGCGTCAAGGCCTATGTGGTCGGCCAGGTCCGGGCCTCCAGGCTGATCGAGGTCACCGAGCAGCGCGACACCGCCCAGACCCGGCCCGCCAGTCAGACGGCGGCCCTGCCCGACCCCGCGGCGCCCGCCGCCGGCGAGGTGGCCGGGATCGACCCGGCCGAGTACGTCGGCGACGCGTCCGCCCGGACGGGGTTCGCGGGGCTTGAGGCCATCGACGAGGTCACCATGGTCGCGGTCCCCGACCTGATGGCCGCCTACCAGCGCGGCGACATCGACGCCGAGGGCGTGCGCACCGTCCAGCTCGCGGTGATCTCGCACTGCGAGCAGATGGGCGACCGGGTGGCGGTGCTGGACACCCCGCCCGGACTCAGCGCCCAGCAGGTGCGGACCTGGCGCAACGACGAGGCGGGGTACGACTCCCGCTACGCCACCCTCTACTACCCGTGGGTGCGGGTCTTCGACCCGGCGGTCGGCCACAACACCACCGTCCCGCCGAGCGGCCACATCGCCGGTGTGTGGGCGCGCAGCGACACCGAGCGCGGTGTGCACAAGGCGCCGGCCAACGAGGTGGTCCGGGGCGCGGTGGACCTGGAGATCCGGCTCAGCAAGGGCGAGCAGGACCTGCTCAACCCGATCGGGGTGAACTGCGTGCGCGCGTTCCCGGGGCGCGGCGTCCGGGTGTGGGGCGCCCGTACCCTCTCCTCCGACCCGGCCTGGCGCTACCTGAACGTGCGGCGGCTGTTCAACTACCTGGAGGAGTCCATCCTGCTGGGCACCCAGTGGGTGGTCTTCGAACCGAACGACGACCGGCTGTGGTCCAGCATCCGCCGCAACGTGACCGCGTTCCTCACCGAGGAATGGCGCCGGGGCGCGCTCTTCGGCCGCACGGCCGAGGAGGCGTTCTACGTGCGGTGCGACCGCGGCAACAACCCGCAGGAGTCCATCGACCAGGGCCGTGTGGTCTGTGAGATCGGTGTCTCGCCGGTGAAGCCGGCCGAGTTCGTGGTCTTCCGGCTCGCCCAGTTCTCCGACAGCACCAGCCTCATCGACGAGTGACCCGCGGGTCCGGCAAGGAAAGGTGAAAGACAGCCATGGCAGAGGGCGATGCTCTTTCCACCCACGTCTTCGGCGTGCAGCTCGGCGGCTATCTGGTGGAGTCGATCCAGGAGATCAGCGGACTGACCGTCGAGGAGGAGGTCGTCGAGGTCCGGCAGGTCACCGCCGAGGGCAAGCAGATCATCCGCAAGCAGCCCGGCGCCCGGCAGGCCGGCGAGGTCACGATCACCCGCGGACTCGACAAGAGCAGCGAGTTCACCAATTGGATCAAGGAAACCCTCAACAAGGGCGCCGTCGACACCGCCCGGCAGAATCTGACCATCGAGATCAAGGACTCCCAGGGAGACACGGTCCGGCGTATCCAGCTGATGCAGGGCTGGGCCTCCAAGTGGGAGGGGCCGTCGCTCAAGGCCGGTGAGTCCTCCGCCGCCACCGAGTCCGTCACGATCGTGTTCGAGGAGATCGTCGTCGAATGAGGCGTCGTACGGTGACGGCGGGCGGCCTGGAGGAGATCCTTGAGGCGACGGCGCCCGCGCCGCCTCCCGAGCAGCCGCATGTCCCGGGCCCCCGCCCCGCGACAGCCGACAGCCATGGACTGCGCACCGAGTTCGAGTTCGAACTGCCGCGCGGGTACGTGGACGAGGCGGGCACGGTGCACCGGCACGGGTCGATGCGGCTGGCGACCGCCCGCGACGAACTGCGCCCGCAGATCGACCTGCGGGTCAAGGAGAACCCGGCCTATCTCAGCGTGGTGCTGTTGAGCCAGGTCATCACCCGGCTCGGCACCGTCACGGACGTGCACGCGGGGATCGTGGAGCGGATGTACGCCACCGACGTCGCGTTCCTCCAGGACTTCTACCGCCGGGTCAACAGCGAGGGGCACACCCGCGCCGCGGTGACCTGCCCGCACTGCGACGGCGCCTTCGAGGTCGACCTCTCAGGTGGGCGCCTGGGGGAATCGTGACGTACGCGCTCCCCCGGCTGCGGGAGGAGATCGCGTACATCGCCTACCACTTCCACTGGCAGCGCGAGGAGATCCTCGACCTCACCCACGCCGAGCGTACGCAGTGGGTGGCCGAGATCGCCCAGATCAACACCCGCTTGAACGAAGGTGGTTGACGAGATGGTATGGCGGGACGGACTGCGCCGCCGGGCCAGGGGGGCGGCCGGTGACGGCGGGACGCGAACGGCGCCGGGCGCGGCGGGCGTGCCGGGTACGGCGGTGGGCGCGGCGCCGGGTACGGCACCGGGTGCGGTGGGCGTGCCGGGTGCGGCGGGCGCGGTGGGCGAAACCGCTCCCGGCTCCCCGGGCGCGCCCGTGGACGGGGCCGGGGCTGCTTCCATACCCGCGGACTGGGACGGTGGGTGGCGCCTTACCGCGCCGCCGCCGCTGACGGTGACCGTGGCCCGCGACCGGCTCGGCGTGAGCGGCGGACTCGCCTTCCGCGCGGGCCTCGCGTCCTGGCAGAACCCGTCCTTGGCCACGGGCCTCGGCCACGCCCTGCTGCCCTCCGCACCGGTCGGACTGGTCCACGGCGTCGCGCGTCCCGGACCGCCGCTCGGCGCCCGCGCCCGCGCCGACGGCGGCCCGCTGCTGCTGCGGGCGTCGCGGCCCGACACCGCGCCCGACGCCCCGGCCACCGCTGGGGGCGGGCCTTTCGCCGCGTCCGCCCGTACCTCCCCGGCACGTTCGGCGGGCGCGGCTTCCGCCAGTTCGAGCGGGCGCGCAGGCGGAACGGGTACGCCGGTCCAGCGCACGGCGGTCACCCCGACCGAGCACGCGGGCCGAACGGGTACGCTGCCGGTCCAACGCGCCACGGTCAGCCCAACCGGGCACGGGGACCACACCGGTACGCCGCCACTGCAACGGGGTGCGGTCACCCCGCCCGGACGCGCGGACCGAACGGGTACGCCACCGGTCCAACGCACCCCGATTGCCCCGACCGGACGCGCCACCTCGGCCGCCGCGCCCCTCGTTCTCCCACCGTCGCCTGTCCGGCCGGGCGCGGCGGAACCGGCCGCCGCCCGGCGCCCGTCGGCCGGAACGAGCTTTCCGCCGGTACGGCGGATCGCCGTGGTGCCGACCCGCGACGCGGACGCGAACCGCGCCTCACGAGCCACCCGCTCCCAGGGCACGAATGCCGCCTCCGTGACGCCGCCCAACGCACGCGACGGGGACGCGAGCCGTGTGCCGCGAGTCACCAGCCCGCGGGACGCGGATGCCGCGCCCGTACGCCCCAGGCCACTGGGCCCCTCGCTGACCGTCGCCCGGCGGGTACCCGGGCCTGTGCGCCGGATCACGGCGCTGACGCCCGAAGCTCCTCCGCTGACGCCGCCCGCCGGGAACCGCGCGCGACCGGGCGCCGACCGGGCGACCCTGGGCGCACCCCTCGACCAACTTCCCCCCACCGCAGATCTGCTGACGCCCAATCAATCCCAGCCGACCCACCCGGCAGCGGCGGCCCCCGGCGCGAGCGGGCCGGGACTGCCGGTCGTACAACGCCACGCGGACACCCCTGATCCCGGGCCGACCGTCGCGGCCGCGCCGACGCCGGAAGCCACTTCGCTGACGCCACCGGGTGGGAACCACGCGCAGCCGAACGCCAGCCGGGCGACCCTGGGCGCACCCCTCGACCAACTTCCCTCCACGGCGAAGCCCTTGACGCCCAACGTGCTCCAGCCGAACGGCCCGGCAGCAGCGGCTCCCGGCACGAGCGGGCCGGAACTGCCGGTCGTACAACGCCACGCGAACGCCCCCGATCCCGGGCCGACTGTCGCGGCTGCGTCCGGGCCGACGCCGGAAGCCACTCCGGTCACGCCGCCCGCCGGGAACCACGCGCAATCGGGCGCCGGCCGGGCGACCTTGGGCGCAGCCCCCGACCAACTTCCTTCGGCTGCACATCTGCTGACGCCTAATCAATTGCAGCCAAACTACCCGATAGCAGCCACCCCCGGCGCAGGCCGGCCGGAACTGCCGGTCGTACAGCGCCACGCAGACACCCCCGGCCACGCACCTTCCCACCGACCGGACGCGTCCGGGGCACGTACCCGCGGCGGTCTGGGCACACCCCTCAACGAACTTCCCCCCACCGCGAAGCCGCTGACACCCAACGGGCCCCGGCCGAACCACCCGGCAGCAGCGGCCCCCGGCACGAGCGGGCCGGAACTGCCGGTCGTACAGCGCCACGCGGAGGCCCCAGGTCCCGCACCTTCCCACCGATCGGGCCCCTCCGGGGCGCGTACTCGCGGTGGTCTGGGCGCGCCCCTGCCTGCGATGCCGCCGACCGCCGAGGCGTCCCGGGATGCCGGCCAAGGCCCCCGCCCCCGCCCGACGACGCGGGACGTCCAGCGCTCCCCCGCCGGTCCGCGGCCCGCTCCCGAGGCCCGCGCGGACGTCGGGCCGCTGCTGGGCGCGGCGGGCGGCATCGGGGCCGACCCGGTCGCCAACACCCTTGCGGCCCACGGGGTTTCCTCGCCGCAGGCCCCCGTCCCCGTACCGCTGAGGCGGACCGGCCCGCGACAGGACCCGGCTGAACACGCCCCCGTACAGCGGACCCTGACTGAGCCGACGAGCGCACCCGGCGGGCGGACGGCACCGACCCCCGGCCACCGCAGGCCGCCACAACCGCTCGTCGTCGCGCGGGCCGTGGGGCCGGGCCGCGTCGGCACGCGTACCCCCGCGCCATCGGCGCCCCGCACCCTCGCGCTGCTCGCCGCGCGCCCGCTCGGCGTCCACACCCGCGCTCCCGAAGCGGCCGCGGCGTCCTCGGGCGCCCGCGCCGGCCGGCCGCCCGTCGTACCCGCGTCCTGGAGCCGCGAACCGGCGCCCGTACCCGTACCGGACACGCGACGCGCCTCCGCCACGAACCCGTCCGCAGGACCCGCGGCACCGCGGCTCCCACGAACCCCTGCCGGTCCGCCCTCCTCGGCGAGCCCGCACCGCTCGCCCGCGCTCGACGCCGCTCCCGCGCGCCCGGCCCGCGCTGTTCCCGTCGTACGCCCCGACGCCCCCGTCCAGCGAGCCGTCGCCGGCGCGGGCGCCACAGGTCGTCCGCGCGCGCTGTCGGTGTCCGGCCCGCAGGCGCCCACGCTCCGGGACCGCCCGCCCGCGCCGCTGACGTCCCCCGTCTCCTCCGTGCCCGTGGTCCGCGCCGACCGCATGACCTCGGCGGCGCCGGGCCACGGTCCCGCGGGCCCGGCCGTACCGGTCGTGCAGCGGGAGGTGACCGGAGCCGAAGGCGTACCGGCCGGGGTGCCGGTGAGGTCGCGCCAACGGTCCGCCAGCGCGCCGCCACCGGCCGCGTGGGGAAAGGCGACGACGGGCCGGGCGGCCGCAGTCCCGGCCCAGGAGGCCGGAATCGACCTGGACGACCTGGCGCGGCGGTTGCTGGAGCCGGTGTCCCGTCTGCTGCGCACCGACCTGCGACGCGGCCGGGAACGCACGGGCCGCCCCTACGACGGACGCCGCTGAGGACACCGAACGGATGGCCAACGGATGACGGACAACATCTTCGCGACGAGCGTGTTCTTCCGGCTCGCGATCGGCGGCAACGACCTGGGCGCCTTCCACACCTGCTCCGGCATGGGCGCCGAGGTGGAGATGGAGAGTTACGCCGAGGGCGGCAACAACGGCTTCACCTGGCAACTGCCCGGCCGCGTCAGCTGGTCGAACATCACGTTCACCCGGCCGGTCACCTCCGACACGGCGAAGATCGGGCGCTGGCTCGACGAGACGCTGCGGCGGGTGGAGCCCAAGGACGGCGAGATCGTGGCGCTGAAGCCGGATCTGACCCGGATCATCAGCTGGCAGGTGCTCGGCATCGTGCCGGTGCGCTGGCAGGGGCCGTCCTTCGACCCGTCCTCCTCGCAGCCGGCGGTGGAGACGCTGGAGATCGCCCACGAGGGGCTGCGTCCCTCCTGATACCTCCTCCTGATACCCCCTCCGCGGCACATCCGACCAGTCAGCAGCCCCGTCATCAGCCCCCTCAGCAGCCCCGCCACGATCCGTACGGAAGGAGTCCCCGGTCATGTCCTCCGCGAGCCGTAGCAGCCGGGCCCGGGCTCAACTGACGCTGAAGGAGCCCCCCTCGGCGGTCGGGGCCAAGCCCGGTGGCACGATCGCGCAGCTCACCCTCCAGTTCAACCCGACCACGCTCCAGTTGCGCAAGACCACCGAGTGGCGGCGCAGCCCGTCGCGGATGGCCGGGCAGTCGGCGCTGCCCGAGTTCGTGGGGAGCGGGCCTCGGGAACTGAGCCTGGAGGTCTTCCTCGACGCGACCTCGACCCACGACGACTCCGTCGAGCAGGCGGTGGAGAAGCTGATGAAGGCGTGCGTGCCGACCCCGGCGAGTCTGGCGCGGAAGAAGCCGGCGAGCCCGTGGGTACGGTTCGAGTGGGGCACGGCCCGGACGACCGCGTTCGACGGGGTGCTGTCGAGCCTGTCGGTGACGTACACGCTCTTCGACGTGGACGGCCGGCCGCTGCGGGCGACCTGCGCGCTCTCGGTCGAGGAGGCGAGCGTCGACCCGGCGGGCCAGAACCCCACCTCCGGTGCGCGCAGGGCCCGCAGCACGCACACCCTGGTGGCCGGGGACAGCCTGGCGCTGCTGGCCTGGCGGGAGTACGGCGACGCGACGGCCTGGCGGATGATCGCCGAGGCGAACGGGATCGACGACCCGATGGCCCTGGCCCCCGGCACCGTACTGATGGTGCCGGCGCTGGGGGACGCGGACGACGAGGGGGAGCGGTGAGCACGCCCGAGGCGCGCGGCGGCCGGGCGTTCGCGGCGGATCCCGTGGTGGAGGCGCCCGGCGAGCTGCCGGCGACCTGGGCGGCGCAGCTGGTGAGCTGCCTGGTGGACGAGAACGTGGGCCTGCCGGACACGGCGGTGCTCACCTACCGCGATCCCGACAACGAGTTCCTGGCGTCCACGGGCATCACCCTGGGCACGCCGCTGCGGGTGTCCGTGGTGACCGCCGGCGGGCAGGGGCGTGAGCGGCTGTTCAACGGCGAGGTCACGGCGGTGGAGATCGACCGGGACGGCACGGGCTCGTTCACGGTGCTGAGGGCGTACTCCCGCGCGCACCGGTTGCAGCGCGGCCGGCGGGTGGTGGCGTACCGGAACATGACGGCCGCCGCGATCGTCCGCAAGGTCGCCGTCGGGGCGGGTCTGGCCTGCGGGACGGTGGAGGCGGCGCCGGTCACGTACCGGCAGCTGTCGCAGGCCAACGTCTCCGACTGGGACTTCCTACAGTATCTGGCGGCCGAGAGCGGTGCGCAGGTGCGGGTCGACGACCAGGGCGTGCTCCAGTTCACCCGGCCGGAGCGGGCGTCGGGCGCGCCCGCGCCGTCGACCCCGGCCACGCAGAATCCGATGGT
It encodes the following:
- a CDS encoding phage tail sheath family protein; protein product: MPTYLTPGVYVEEVQSGARPIEGVGTAVAAFVGFARKGAFHEPTLVTNWDQYVQRFGGFTEGTYLAHAVYGYFSNGGGAAYVVRIGGSGDDSSAPAAGTGREIPAAEPVALGGFLFAARPGTSGLSVEIADPDGENPTEDRFKLLVRQGDQVLETYNVSTRRSVKAYVVGQVRASRLIEVTEQRDTAQTRPASQTAALPDPAAPAAGEVAGIDPAEYVGDASARTGFAGLEAIDEVTMVAVPDLMAAYQRGDIDAEGVRTVQLAVISHCEQMGDRVAVLDTPPGLSAQQVRTWRNDEAGYDSRYATLYYPWVRVFDPAVGHNTTVPPSGHIAGVWARSDTERGVHKAPANEVVRGAVDLEIRLSKGEQDLLNPIGVNCVRAFPGRGVRVWGARTLSSDPAWRYLNVRRLFNYLEESILLGTQWVVFEPNDDRLWSSIRRNVTAFLTEEWRRGALFGRTAEEAFYVRCDRGNNPQESIDQGRVVCEIGVSPVKPAEFVVFRLAQFSDSTSLIDE
- a CDS encoding phage tail protein; this encodes MAEGDALSTHVFGVQLGGYLVESIQEISGLTVEEEVVEVRQVTAEGKQIIRKQPGARQAGEVTITRGLDKSSEFTNWIKETLNKGAVDTARQNLTIEIKDSQGDTVRRIQLMQGWASKWEGPSLKAGESSAATESVTIVFEEIVVE
- a CDS encoding DUF6760 family protein, producing the protein MTYALPRLREEIAYIAYHFHWQREEILDLTHAERTQWVAEIAQINTRLNEGG
- a CDS encoding phage tail protein, producing the protein MTDNIFATSVFFRLAIGGNDLGAFHTCSGMGAEVEMESYAEGGNNGFTWQLPGRVSWSNITFTRPVTSDTAKIGRWLDETLRRVEPKDGEIVALKPDLTRIISWQVLGIVPVRWQGPSFDPSSSQPAVETLEIAHEGLRPS
- a CDS encoding CIS tube protein, giving the protein MSSASRSSRARAQLTLKEPPSAVGAKPGGTIAQLTLQFNPTTLQLRKTTEWRRSPSRMAGQSALPEFVGSGPRELSLEVFLDATSTHDDSVEQAVEKLMKACVPTPASLARKKPASPWVRFEWGTARTTAFDGVLSSLSVTYTLFDVDGRPLRATCALSVEEASVDPAGQNPTSGARRARSTHTLVAGDSLALLAWREYGDATAWRMIAEANGIDDPMALAPGTVLMVPALGDADDEGER